The Terriglobus sp. TAA 43 sequence CTTTCGATGATGTTTTCTGCGCCGGGATTCTATGCAGTCGTTGCGGAAAGCGATGGCCGCATTGTGGGTAGCAATGTGCTTGCAGAGCAAGCTGTGATTTACGGTGTGGGTCCGATCACGATTGATCCCAATGTGCAGAATGCCGGGGTTGGCCGGAAGTTGATGGCCGCTGTGATGGATCGTGCGGAGCGGAACGGTGCTGCGGGCGTGCGGCTGGTGCAGGCTGCGTATCACAGTCGTTCGCTGTCTCTGTATGCATCGCTTGGCTTTGACGTGCGTGAGCCGCTTGCGTGTTTGCAGGGTAAGACTCGCGAACGAAGTGTGCCGGGATGTGTTGTGCGACATGCAGAGCCTGCAGATGAAGCGGCGTGTAATGCGCTCGCCCGGCGGGTTCATGGAGTCGATCGTGGAGTCGAGTTGGCGCACGCGATTCGAGAGGGTTCGGCGCGTGTGGTGGAGCGTGAGAACCGTGTGACTGGCTACTCGACTCACCTTGGTTTCTTTGGACATTCCACGGCGGAGACAAATGTCGATATGCAGGCTTTGCTTGCTTCTGTGGAGTCGTTCTCAGGGCCGGGAGTGCTTGTGCCTTCACGCAATAGTGCGCTGCTGCGATGGTGCCTTGCGAATGGATTGCGCGTGGTGCAAACGATGACGCTGATGAGCACTGGGCTTTATAACGAGCCTGCTGGCGCGTGGCTACCGTCGATCGTCTTCTGACTCTTTAGCGCTTCGCTTCGGTGCTCGGGATGAGGAGCGTTATCGTTCGCTCGCCGAGTTCGGCTGAGAGCGGAAGCGTTCCGATCCATTCGCCGTCAGCTTGTGCATGGACTTTGCTTTCGCGTGATTCGCAATGGAATGCCTGTACATCTTTCGTGTCGAGATAGGGATTCCAGTGATCGAGATGTAGCCAGGACAAGAGAAACCATGTCGGCAGGCCTAGTATCGCTGGTGGTTTCACTAAGACGAGGCGCATGTGCTTGTTGTTCAATGAAGCGCCGCTTGCGATGCCGGGGAAGATGCCGCCGAGGTTGCCGATGCGAAGCGCCATGGCGCTGATGGCTGAGGTGGTGTGCCACGCTTCATCGGCCGTTTGATAACGCACCTGAAATTGATGGAAGCGTGCGCGAAGCAGGAGATGCAGCGCGTGCATTGCGTAAGCCCAGCGGCCGAGTCTGCCTTTGGATGTGGTGAGCATGCGATACATCAGTGCGCCGTCGGGACCTGCACCTGACATGATGAGGAATTGACGCTCGCCTTGCGGTGTTTTGCAGCGCGCTATCTGTACGTCTTTTTGTGATGTTCGCTGATAGGACTCTGCTGCTTTTAGCGGATGCAGAGGGACGCCGAGTTCGCGGCAGAGGGCGTTTGCGCTGCCTAGCGGGATGATGGCGAGCTTTGCGCTGGTTCCTGCGATTCCCTGTAAGGCGTCGTGGATTGTGCCGTCGCCTCCGCAGATGAAGATGACTTCTGCGCCGTTTGCGATGGCTTCTTTTACTTGATTGCCTGCACTGCCTCGATGCGTGGTGGCGAGAATTTCCAGCTCGTAGCCGTGGCTTCGAAGTGTTGTTGCGACTGTTTCCACGATGGAGGCACGGCTGATTCGCGATCGTCCGGATGCCGGGTTGTAGAGCAGAATGCCGCGCATGATTTTCCGGAGCGATTCACCGCGAAGCGTGGTTACGGCTGGATGACGATCTTCATACTATCGGCTACGGGATGTGATGCGAGGTCGATTCCCTTCACTGCATCTTCCAACGAGAAGCGATGGGAGATGAGTTTGGTGAGGTCGAAGGTTCCATCGCGGTAGCCGTCGAAGACTAGATCGATGGCTTCGTCCTGGATGGCCACTGAGGATGAGTAGGAGCCCATGAGGGTCTTTTCGTCCATGCAGACGGCGGCGGGATCGAAGGGTGCTTCGCCGTGTTGGGTCTGTGCGAAGAGGCAGACGCGGCCGCCCGGGCGGATGGCGTTCATGGCCTGCGTGATGAGGCTGTTTGCGCCGACTGCGAGAAGAGCGACGTCGGCACCGCGGCCTTCGGTGACACGTTTGCATTCGGCGATGACGTCGCTGCTGGCGTCTAGCGGGTGATCGAGGCCGTAGGTCTTTGCGACGGCGTGACGCTCGGCGTAGAGGTCGCTGGTGAGTACGTGCGGGGTCTTACGTTTTGCGAGTGCTGCGAGCAGGATGCCGATGGGGCCCTGGCCGATGACGAGTACGGTTTCGTCGTCCTTGAGGTTGAGAAGTTCGATGGCCTTGTAGCAGGTGTTGACTGGCTCGATCCATGCGGCCTGCTCGAACGGGATGTCGTTCGGTATGTGAATTAATCCTTTTTCGACGATCCAGTCCATGACGCGGATGTATTCCGCGAAGCCACCGCCGGAGGGTTCGCCAAAGCCTGCGGTTGCGCCGACTTTCTTGTAGGTGTCGCACTGCGCGAAGGTTTGTTTGCGGCAGTAATAGCAGGTGCCGCAGGGGATGTGATGGAAGCTCATGACGCGGTCGCCGGGTTTGAAGTTGGTGACGCCTTCACCGACAGCGACGACGGTGCCGCTCATCTCGTGGCCGAAGACGCGGGGTGCGGAGTGCGAGCCGGTGTGGATCTTCTTGAGGTCCGTGCCGCAGATGCCGCAGGTGTGGATCTTCATCAGCACTTCGCCGGGACCGATGGTCGGGACGGGAACTTCTTCGATGCGGACGTCGTTTACGGCGCGGTAGACAGCGGCTTTTTGCGTTGCGGGTGTGGCTTCCATGTTCATGACTAGTGTATCGAGTTTGCTCGTACTGCTGCAGGCTGCAGCGAACTGACCTCAGGGGCTAAAGCCCTTTCTTAACCAACGTTGCACCGGCACGACTAAAGTCGTGCCCCTACGATTCGTGCCTCCCACGACATAGTGCTGGCACTACATTCATTCCAGTTGAGGACACATCGCGAAGCGATGTCGAGGACGGCACGAAGTGCTAGCGGGGGCGTTCGATGCCGATCTCGTCGGCTATGGCGTTGCAGAGGTTGTTGGCGGCGAGGCTGGCCTGTTTGCCGAATTGCGAAAGCGCGCTCCAGTAGCGGGGTTTCGTGGCGACGTGCGCGACGAAGCGCGCTGTGGCGAATTTGCCTTGCGCGGTGATGAACGGGTTCATGTCCGGCAGGTCTTCTTCGAGGGTGTCGCTGATGGCCTTGATGGCGCGGAAACCGAGGCCGTTGGCGAGCGCGAGGCGCGCGAGGGTGGCGGCTTCCATGTCGACTGCGACGGAACCGTCGTACGTAGTGGCGAGGCGGTGCTTCTCTTCGCGGCTGGCGACTCGGGATGAGGTGAGCAGCAGGCCGCCGCTGCCTTCGGCTGCGTACATTTCGCCGGTGTTGAGGTCGCGCACCATGCTGGCCTTGATGACACTGCCCGGTGCGATCTCTTCGCGGAGTGCGCCTGCCCAGCCTACGGAAAGCATGGTGAGGGGCTGGCAGACCTGGGTGGCACGTGCGAAGGCTCGTGTGGCTGCTGCGGCGCCCATGCCTCCTACGAAGGCCATGATGGGGCCTGCTGGGTGTTGCCAGCCGTCGACGCCGTTGACGGATTCGAGCGCGGCCCAACTACGGACGAGCGGCTTCAGTTCGCCGGGCATTGCGGCGATGATCACGATGGCGTCGTTCGTCATGCTTTGCTGTACTGAGGAGCGTAGTTATTCGCTACGAACCACTCCATTGCTGCTTTGAGTGCGTGGTCGATTGGCTTGACCTGGAAGCCCAGGTCTTTCTCTGCTTTCACTGAGGAGGCCCACATCATCTTCTTGCCCATGCGGACGGCTTCAACGGTGGCGCGTGGTTCTTTGCCGCGGAGCTTGCCGGTGATGTTCTCGTCGAAGAAGGCGAAGGCCATGGCGACGGCGTGCGGCACCTTGTGCTTGGGCGATGGCAGGCCACTGATGGCTGCCATGCGGTCGAGTATCTGCTTCAGCGTGAGGTTCTCGCCGCCGAGGATGTAGCGTTCGCCGGGAGTGCCTCTGTCGAGCGCTTCGACGTGCATCCTTGCGATCTCTTCCACGTCCACGAGGTTGAGGCCCGTGTCGACGTAGGCCGGGAAGTTCTTGTTCAGGAAGTCGACGACAATGCGTCCGGTGGGCGTTGGTTTGCGATCGAGCGGGCCGATGGGTGTCGTAGGGTTGAGGATCATCAC is a genomic window containing:
- a CDS encoding Zn-dependent alcohol dehydrogenase, translated to MNMEATPATQKAAVYRAVNDVRIEEVPVPTIGPGEVLMKIHTCGICGTDLKKIHTGSHSAPRVFGHEMSGTVVAVGEGVTNFKPGDRVMSFHHIPCGTCYYCRKQTFAQCDTYKKVGATAGFGEPSGGGFAEYIRVMDWIVEKGLIHIPNDIPFEQAAWIEPVNTCYKAIELLNLKDDETVLVIGQGPIGILLAALAKRKTPHVLTSDLYAERHAVAKTYGLDHPLDASSDVIAECKRVTEGRGADVALLAVGANSLITQAMNAIRPGGRVCLFAQTQHGEAPFDPAAVCMDEKTLMGSYSSSVAIQDEAIDLVFDGYRDGTFDLTKLISHRFSLEDAVKGIDLASHPVADSMKIVIQP
- a CDS encoding diacylglycerol kinase family protein, with translation MRGILLYNPASGRSRISRASIVETVATTLRSHGYELEILATTHRGSAGNQVKEAIANGAEVIFICGGDGTIHDALQGIAGTSAKLAIIPLGSANALCRELGVPLHPLKAAESYQRTSQKDVQIARCKTPQGERQFLIMSGAGPDGALMYRMLTTSKGRLGRWAYAMHALHLLLRARFHQFQVRYQTADEAWHTTSAISAMALRIGNLGGIFPGIASGASLNNKHMRLVLVKPPAILGLPTWFLLSWLHLDHWNPYLDTKDVQAFHCESRESKVHAQADGEWIGTLPLSAELGERTITLLIPSTEAKR
- the hpnA gene encoding hopanoid-associated sugar epimerase; the protein is MNVFLTGATGFVGSHVARAYAAQGANLRLLTRNSSNLASLEGIAAETVTGDLRSAPALRSALEGCDALVHVAADYRLWVPDPDDMYKANVEGTRELLKLAREVGVHRVVYTSSVATMGFTKTDTIVNEDTPVSEADMIGHYKRSKWLAEQEAIAAARLGQYVMILNPTTPIGPLDRKPTPTGRIVVDFLNKNFPAYVDTGLNLVDVEEIARMHVEALDRGTPGERYILGGENLTLKQILDRMAAISGLPSPKHKVPHAVAMAFAFFDENITGKLRGKEPRATVEAVRMGKKMMWASSVKAEKDLGFQVKPIDHALKAAMEWFVANNYAPQYSKA
- a CDS encoding GNAT family N-acetyltransferase — its product is MPSTASPEITIRAATIEDAHACGLICYDAFAAISAAHGFPCDLPSPEVGIGLLSMMFSAPGFYAVVAESDGRIVGSNVLAEQAVIYGVGPITIDPNVQNAGVGRKLMAAVMDRAERNGAAGVRLVQAAYHSRSLSLYASLGFDVREPLACLQGKTRERSVPGCVVRHAEPADEAACNALARRVHGVDRGVELAHAIREGSARVVERENRVTGYSTHLGFFGHSTAETNVDMQALLASVESFSGPGVLVPSRNSALLRWCLANGLRVVQTMTLMSTGLYNEPAGAWLPSIVF